A single region of the Anomaloglossus baeobatrachus isolate aAnoBae1 chromosome 2, aAnoBae1.hap1, whole genome shotgun sequence genome encodes:
- the OMG gene encoding oligodendrocyte-myelin glycoprotein isoform X2 encodes MGSRMTPFPGLLIILCSVPNIFCLCPLKCACSIKNRNVDCSGSSLTALPHGLQDNITRLNLSHNYLTNLDHQLTRFTNLRALDLSHNLLKSLPSHLPRSLWEVYAAHNNITMLHKLDTAYQWNLKVLDVSKNSLQRTIFINNTLISLQLLNLSHNHLWTVPTNMPSNILTIDLSHNSITQILPGTLVRMPKLQTLYLHNNRFAYIPNHAFDQMVHIKEITLHNNPWSCEDTENMDYLIKWVNVKKNLNPCANNTREQMTELLLTPYEATNKVTTEIPLLPTTHSHFLEVQEIKLYKKVQFSEVVPTTPLITTDHILLTSTEDSQFTDDGSADGMIHLDFNNFGKDMDNFLSSNEVEEIEMYSPTVILSTDNDLSEVILSTDNDGPNNGQEVAMPSTTVSEEVHSTTVKLHVVPSSAAQLHSLQFPFYSLLSCLAMYKGMI; translated from the coding sequence ATGGGATCCCGAATGACACCTTTCCCAGGACTCCTGATTATCTTATGCTCTGTACCAAATATTTTCTGCCTCTGCCCCTTGAAGTGTGCTTGCTCCATAAAGAACAGAAATGTGGACTGTTCTGGCAGCAGTCTTACTGCATTGCCACATGGACTCCAAGACAATATCACACGGCTGAATTTGTCGCACAATTACTTGACTAATTTAGACCACCAATTGACTCGGTTCACCAACTTAAGAGCACTTGACCTCTCGCACAACTTGCTCAAGAGCCTGCCGTCTCACTTGCCGAGATCTCTGTGGGAAGTGTATGCCGCACACAACAACATCACGATGCTTCATAAGCTGGACACTGCTTACCAGTGGAACCTGAAGGTGCTAGATGTCTCCAAGAACAGCCTGCAGAGGACAATCTTCATTAATAATACACTGATTAGTCTGCAGTTGCTGAACCTTAGCCACAATCATCTCTGGACGGTTCCCACCAACATGCCAAGCAACATACTGACCATTGACTTATCCCATAACTCTATAACTCAGATCTTACCTGGAACTCTGGTGAGAATGCCTAAACTTCAAACCCTGTACCTGCACAATAACAGATTTGCCTATATACCAAATCACGCTTTTGACCAAATGGTGCATATAAAAGAGATTACGCTCCACAATAATCCATGGTCATGTGAGGACACAGAGAACATGGACTATCTGATTAAGTGGGTGAATGTGAAGAAAAATCTCAATCCTTGTGCCAATAACACCAGGGAACAGATGACTGAGCTCCTACTAACTCCATATGAAGCGACAAATAAGGTGACAACAGAAATTCCATTACTTCCTACAACTCATTCTCATTTTCTTGAGGTTCAGGAAATCAAACTGTACAAAAAGGtccagttctccgaggttgttccAACAACCCCACTGATTACAACAGACCATATACTTCTTACAAGCACAGAAGACTCTCAGTTCACAGATGACGGCTCTGCAGATGGGATGATCCACTTAGACTTTAACAATTTTGGAAAAGACATGGATAATTTCCTAAGCTCAAATGAAGTAGAGGAAATTGAAATGTACAGCCCCACTGTGATCCTAAGCACCGATAATGATCTATCGGAAGTAATCCTGAGCACAGATAATGATGGACCAAATAATGGTCAGGAGGTGGCCATGCCAAGCACAACTGTATCGGAAGAGGTACATAGCACAACCGTTAAACTCCACGTTGTCCCTTCCTCTGCAGCACAGCTGCATTCCTTACAATTCCCTTTTTACTCACTCCTTTCATGCTTGGCAATGTATAAGGGCATGATTTAA
- the OMG gene encoding oligodendrocyte-myelin glycoprotein isoform X1 — protein sequence MKTAFPNQTTPQKVIWMLYTSQKTWMTKFCHHLHQTFEARMGSRMTPFPGLLIILCSVPNIFCLCPLKCACSIKNRNVDCSGSSLTALPHGLQDNITRLNLSHNYLTNLDHQLTRFTNLRALDLSHNLLKSLPSHLPRSLWEVYAAHNNITMLHKLDTAYQWNLKVLDVSKNSLQRTIFINNTLISLQLLNLSHNHLWTVPTNMPSNILTIDLSHNSITQILPGTLVRMPKLQTLYLHNNRFAYIPNHAFDQMVHIKEITLHNNPWSCEDTENMDYLIKWVNVKKNLNPCANNTREQMTELLLTPYEATNKVTTEIPLLPTTHSHFLEVQEIKLYKKVQFSEVVPTTPLITTDHILLTSTEDSQFTDDGSADGMIHLDFNNFGKDMDNFLSSNEVEEIEMYSPTVILSTDNDLSEVILSTDNDGPNNGQEVAMPSTTVSEEVHSTTVKLHVVPSSAAQLHSLQFPFYSLLSCLAMYKGMI from the exons ATGAAAACAGCATTCCCGAACCAAACCACCCCCCAAAAAGTGATATGGAtgctctacacatcacaaaaaactTGGATGACCAAATTCTGCCACCACCTCCACCAGACTTTTGAG GCAAGGATGGGATCCCGAATGACACCTTTCCCAGGACTCCTGATTATCTTATGCTCTGTACCAAATATTTTCTGCCTCTGCCCCTTGAAGTGTGCTTGCTCCATAAAGAACAGAAATGTGGACTGTTCTGGCAGCAGTCTTACTGCATTGCCACATGGACTCCAAGACAATATCACACGGCTGAATTTGTCGCACAATTACTTGACTAATTTAGACCACCAATTGACTCGGTTCACCAACTTAAGAGCACTTGACCTCTCGCACAACTTGCTCAAGAGCCTGCCGTCTCACTTGCCGAGATCTCTGTGGGAAGTGTATGCCGCACACAACAACATCACGATGCTTCATAAGCTGGACACTGCTTACCAGTGGAACCTGAAGGTGCTAGATGTCTCCAAGAACAGCCTGCAGAGGACAATCTTCATTAATAATACACTGATTAGTCTGCAGTTGCTGAACCTTAGCCACAATCATCTCTGGACGGTTCCCACCAACATGCCAAGCAACATACTGACCATTGACTTATCCCATAACTCTATAACTCAGATCTTACCTGGAACTCTGGTGAGAATGCCTAAACTTCAAACCCTGTACCTGCACAATAACAGATTTGCCTATATACCAAATCACGCTTTTGACCAAATGGTGCATATAAAAGAGATTACGCTCCACAATAATCCATGGTCATGTGAGGACACAGAGAACATGGACTATCTGATTAAGTGGGTGAATGTGAAGAAAAATCTCAATCCTTGTGCCAATAACACCAGGGAACAGATGACTGAGCTCCTACTAACTCCATATGAAGCGACAAATAAGGTGACAACAGAAATTCCATTACTTCCTACAACTCATTCTCATTTTCTTGAGGTTCAGGAAATCAAACTGTACAAAAAGGtccagttctccgaggttgttccAACAACCCCACTGATTACAACAGACCATATACTTCTTACAAGCACAGAAGACTCTCAGTTCACAGATGACGGCTCTGCAGATGGGATGATCCACTTAGACTTTAACAATTTTGGAAAAGACATGGATAATTTCCTAAGCTCAAATGAAGTAGAGGAAATTGAAATGTACAGCCCCACTGTGATCCTAAGCACCGATAATGATCTATCGGAAGTAATCCTGAGCACAGATAATGATGGACCAAATAATGGTCAGGAGGTGGCCATGCCAAGCACAACTGTATCGGAAGAGGTACATAGCACAACCGTTAAACTCCACGTTGTCCCTTCCTCTGCAGCACAGCTGCATTCCTTACAATTCCCTTTTTACTCACTCCTTTCATGCTTGGCAATGTATAAGGGCATGATTTAA